A window of the Oncorhynchus keta strain PuntledgeMale-10-30-2019 chromosome 21, Oket_V2, whole genome shotgun sequence genome harbors these coding sequences:
- the LOC127910473 gene encoding uncharacterized protein LOC127910473 isoform X31, with translation MAPHCVVTYPHRLGGSPSGSPGSSCRGRCCYLPSPPGGQPVRKSRIQKSTIMAPHCVVTYPQHLGGGPSGSPGSSCRGRCCYLPSPPGGRPIRKSRIMAPHCVVTYPHHLGGGPSGSPGSSCRGRCCYLPSPPGGRPIRKSRIQLQREVLLPTLTTWGEAHQEVQDPVAEGGVVTYPHHLGGGPSGSPGSSCRGRCCYLPSPPGGAAHQEVQDPVAEGGVVTYPHHLGGGPSGSPGSSCRGRCCYLPSPPGGRPIRKSRIQLQREVLLPTLTTWGAAHQEVQDPVAEGGVVTYPHHLGGAAHQEVQDPVAEGGVVTYPHHLGGGPSGSPGSSCRGRCCYLPSPPGGRPRQYRTEEPSLLLHQTGNLPTSLERQYRIEEPSLLLHQTGSLLTSLERQYRIEEPSLLLHQTGNLPTSLERQYRIEEPSLLLHQTGSLLTSLERQYRIEEPSLLLHQSGRLLTSLKRQYRIEEPSLLLHQTGSLLTSLERQYRIEEPSLLLHQTGSLLTSLERQYRIEEPSLLLHQTGSLLTSLERQYRAVSKSPHCCSTKQEILRLAWRDSTVQYRRALTAAPPNRKSSD, from the exons ATGGCACCAcactgtgttgttacctaccctcaccgcctggggggcagcccatcaggaagtccaggatccagttgcagagggaggtgttgttacctaccctcaccgcctggggggcagcccgtcaggaagtccaggatccagaagtccacaatcatggcaccacactgtgttgttacctaccctcagcacctggggggcggcccatcaggaagtccaggatccagttgcagagggaggtgttgttacctaccctcaccacctggggggaggcccatcaggaagtccaggatcatggcaccacactgtgttgttacctaccctcaccacctggggggcggcccatcaggaagtccaggatccagttgcagagggaggtgttgttacctaccctcaccacctggggggcggcccatcaggaagtccaggatccagttgcagagggag gtgttgttacctaccctcaccacctggggggaggcccatcaggaagtccaggatccagttgcagagggaggtgttgttacctaccctcaccacctggggggcggcccatcaggaagtccaggatccagttgcagagggaggtgttgttacctaccctcaccacctgggggggcggcccatcaggaagtccaggatccagttgcagagggaggtgttgttacctaccctcaccacctggggggaggcccatcaggaagtccaggatccagttgcagagggag gtgttgttacctaccctcaccacctggggggaggcccatcaggaagtccaggatccagttgcagagggaggtgttgttacctaccctcaccacctggggggcggcccatcaggaagtccaggatccagttgcagagggaggtgttgttacctaccctcaccacctggggggggcggcccatcaggaagtccaggatccagttgcagagggaggtgttgttacctaccctcaccacctggggggaggcccatcaggaagtccaggatccagttgcagagggaggtgttgttacctaccctcaccacctggggggcggcccagACAGTACCGTactgaagagccctcactgctgctccaccaaactggaaaCCTTCCAACTAGCTTGGAGAGACAGTaccgtatcgaagagccctcactgctgctccaccaaactggaagtcttctgactagcttggagaGACAGTaccgtatcgaagagccctcactactgctccaccaaactggaaaCCTTCCAACTAGCTTGGAGAGACAGTaccgtatcgaagagccctcactgctgctccaccaaactggaagtcttctgactagcttggagaGACAGTaccgtatcgaagagccctcactgctgctccaccaatcTGGAAGACTTCTGACTAGCTTGAAGAGACAGTaccgtatcgaagagccctcactgctgctccaccaaacaggaagtcttctgactagcttggagaGACAGTaccgtatcgaagagccctcactgctgctccaccaaacaggaagtcttctgactagcttggagaGACAGTaccgtatcgaagagccctcactgctgctccaccaaacaggaagtcttctgacaagcttggaaagacagtaccgtgcagtatcgaagagccctcactgctgctccaccaaacagGAAATCTTACGACTAGCTTGgagagacagtaccgtgcagtatcgaagagccctcactgcggCTCCACCAAAcaggaagtcttctgactag
- the LOC127910473 gene encoding uncharacterized protein LOC127910473 isoform X20: MAPHCVVTYPHRLGGSPSGSPGSSCRGRCCYLPSPPGGQPVRKSRIQKSTIMAPHCVVTYPQHLGGGPSGSPGSSCRGRCCYLPSPPGGRPIRKSRIMAPHCVVTYPHHLGGGPSGSPGSSCRGRCCYLPSPPGGRPIRKSRIQLQREVLLPTLTTWGAAHQEVQDHGTTLYCYLPSPPGVAAHQEVQDPVAEGGVVTYPHHLGGGPSGSPGSSCRGRCCYLPSPPGGRPIRKSRIQLQREVLLPTLTTWGGGPSGSPGSSCRGRCCYLPSPPGGRPIRKSRIQLQREVLLPTLTTWGAAHQEVQDPVAEGGVVTYPHHLGGGPSGSPGSSCRGRCCYLPSPPGGRPIRKSRIQLQREVLLPTLTTWGAAHQEVQDPVAEGGVVTYPHHLGGAAHQEVQDPVAEGGVVTYPHHLGGGPSGSPGSSCRGRCCYLPSPPGGRPRQYRTEEPSLLLHQTGNLPTSLERQYRIEEPSLLLHQTGSLLTSLERQYRIEEPSLLLHQTGNLPTSLERQYRIEEPSLLLHQTGSLLTSLERQYRIEEPSLLLHQSGRLLTSLKRQYRIEEPSLLLHQTGSLLTSLERQYRIEEPSLLLHQTGSLLTSLERQYRIEEPSLLLHQTGSLLTSLERQYRAVSKSPHCCSTKQEILRLAWRDSTVQYRRALTAAPPNRKSSD, encoded by the exons ATGGCACCAcactgtgttgttacctaccctcaccgcctggggggcagcccatcaggaagtccaggatccagttgcagagggaggtgttgttacctaccctcaccgcctggggggcagcccgtcaggaagtccaggatccagaagtccacaatcatggcaccacactgtgttgttacctaccctcagcacctggggggcggcccatcaggaagtccaggatccagttgcagagggaggtgttgttacctaccctcaccacctggggggaggcccatcaggaagtccaggatcatggcaccacactgtgttgttacctaccctcaccacctggggggcggcccatcaggaagtccaggatccagttgcagagggaggtgttgttacctaccctcaccacctggggggcggcccatcaggaagtccaggatccagttgcagagggaggtgttgttacctaccctcaccacctggggggcggcccatcaggaagtccaggatcatggcaccacactgtattgttacctaccctcaccacctggggtggcggcccatcaggaagtccaggatccagttgcagagggaggtgttgttacctaccctcaccacctggggggaggcccatcaggaagtccaggatccagttgcagagggaggtgttgttacctaccctcaccacctggggggcggcccatcaggaagtccaggatccagttgcagagggaggtgttgttacctaccctcaccacctgggggggcggcccatcaggaagtccaggatccagttgcagagggaggtgttgttacctaccctcaccacctggggggaggcccatcaggaagtccaggatccagttgcagagggaggtgttgttacctaccctcaccacctggggggcggcccatcaggaagtccaggatccagttgcagagggag gtgttgttacctaccctcaccacctggggggcggcccatcaggaagtccaggatccagttgcagagggaggtgttgttacctaccctcaccacctggggggaggcccatcaggaagtccaggatccagttgcagagggaggtgttgttacctaccctcaccacctggggggcggcccatcaggaagtccaggatccagttgcagagggaggtgttgttacctaccctcaccacctggggggggcggcccatcaggaagtccaggatccagttgcagagggaggtgttgttacctaccctcaccacctggggggaggcccatcaggaagtccaggatccagttgcagagggaggtgttgttacctaccctcaccacctggggggcggcccagACAGTACCGTactgaagagccctcactgctgctccaccaaactggaaaCCTTCCAACTAGCTTGGAGAGACAGTaccgtatcgaagagccctcactgctgctccaccaaactggaagtcttctgactagcttggagaGACAGTaccgtatcgaagagccctcactactgctccaccaaactggaaaCCTTCCAACTAGCTTGGAGAGACAGTaccgtatcgaagagccctcactgctgctccaccaaactggaagtcttctgactagcttggagaGACAGTaccgtatcgaagagccctcactgctgctccaccaatcTGGAAGACTTCTGACTAGCTTGAAGAGACAGTaccgtatcgaagagccctcactgctgctccaccaaacaggaagtcttctgactagcttggagaGACAGTaccgtatcgaagagccctcactgctgctccaccaaacaggaagtcttctgactagcttggagaGACAGTaccgtatcgaagagccctcactgctgctccaccaaacaggaagtcttctgacaagcttggaaagacagtaccgtgcagtatcgaagagccctcactgctgctccaccaaacagGAAATCTTACGACTAGCTTGgagagacagtaccgtgcagtatcgaagagccctcactgcggCTCCACCAAAcaggaagtcttctgactag
- the LOC127910473 gene encoding uncharacterized protein LOC127910473 isoform X14 — translation MAPHCVVTYPHRLGGSPSGSPGSSCRGRCCYLPSPPGGQPVRKSRIQKSTIMAPHCVVTYPQHLGGGPSGSPGSSCRGRCCYLPSPPGGRPIRKSRIMAPHCVVTYPHHLGGGPSGSPGSSCRGRCCYLPSPPGGRPIRKSRIQLQREVLLPTLTTWGAAHQEVQDHGTTLYCYLPSPPGVAAHQEVQDPVAEGGVVTYPHHLGGGPSGSPGSSCRGRCCYLPSPPGGRPIRKSRIQLQREVLLPTLTTWGAAHQEVQDPVAEGGVVTYPHHLGGGPSGSPGSWHHTVLLPTLTTWGAAHQEVQDHGTTLYCYLPSPPGGRPIRKSRIQLQREVLLPTLTTWGAAHQEVQDPVAEGGVVTYPHHLGGGPSGSPGSSCRGRCCYLPSPPGGRPIRKSRIQLQREVLLPTLTTWGAAHQEVQDPVAEGGVVTYPHHLGGAAHQEVQDPVAEGGVVTYPHHLGGGPSGSPGSSCRGRCCYLPSPPGGRPRQYRTEEPSLLLHQTGNLPTSLERQYRIEEPSLLLHQTGSLLTSLERQYRIEEPSLLLHQTGNLPTSLERQYRIEEPSLLLHQTGSLLTSLERQYRIEEPSLLLHQSGRLLTSLKRQYRIEEPSLLLHQTGSLLTSLERQYRIEEPSLLLHQTGSLLTSLERQYRIEEPSLLLHQTGSLLTSLERQYRAVSKSPHCCSTKQEILRLAWRDSTVQYRRALTAAPPNRKSSD, via the exons ATGGCACCAcactgtgttgttacctaccctcaccgcctggggggcagcccatcaggaagtccaggatccagttgcagagggaggtgttgttacctaccctcaccgcctggggggcagcccgtcaggaagtccaggatccagaagtccacaatcatggcaccacactgtgttgttacctaccctcagcacctggggggcggcccatcaggaagtccaggatccagttgcagagggaggtgttgttacctaccctcaccacctggggggaggcccatcaggaagtccaggatcatggcaccacactgtgttgttacctaccctcaccacctggggggcggcccatcaggaagtccaggatccagttgcagagggaggtgttgttacctaccctcaccacctggggggcggcccatcaggaagtccaggatccagttgcagagggaggtgttgttacctaccctcaccacctggggggcggcccatcaggaagtccaggatcatggcaccacactgtattgttacctaccctcaccacctggggtggcggcccatcaggaagtccaggatccagttgcagagggaggtgttgttacctaccctcaccacctggggggaggcccatcaggaagtccaggatccagttgcagagggaggtgttgttacctaccctcaccacctggggggcggcccatcaggaagtccaggatccagttgcagagggag gtgttgttacctaccctcaccacctggggggcggcccatcaggaagtccaggatccagttgcagagggag gtgttgttacctaccctcaccacctagggggaggcccatcaggaagtccaggatcatggcaccacactgtgttgttacctaccctcaccacctggggggcggcccatcaggaagtccaggatcatggcaccacactgtattgttacctaccctcaccacctggggggcggcccatcaggaagtccaggatccagttgcagagggaggtgttgttacctaccctcaccacctggggggcagcccatcaggaagtccaggatccagttgcagagggaggtgttgttacctaccctcaccacctggggggcggcccatcaggaagtccaggatccagttgcagagggaggtgttgttacctaccctcaccacctggggggaggcccatcaggaagtccaggatccagttgcagagggaggtgttgttacctaccctcaccacctggggggcggcccatcaggaagtccaggatccagttgcagagggaggtgttgttacctaccctcaccacctggggggggcggcccatcaggaagtccaggatccagttgcagagggaggtgttgttacctaccctcaccacctggggggaggcccatcaggaagtccaggatccagttgcagagggaggtgttgttacctaccctcaccacctggggggcggcccagACAGTACCGTactgaagagccctcactgctgctccaccaaactggaaaCCTTCCAACTAGCTTGGAGAGACAGTaccgtatcgaagagccctcactgctgctccaccaaactggaagtcttctgactagcttggagaGACAGTaccgtatcgaagagccctcactactgctccaccaaactggaaaCCTTCCAACTAGCTTGGAGAGACAGTaccgtatcgaagagccctcactgctgctccaccaaactggaagtcttctgactagcttggagaGACAGTaccgtatcgaagagccctcactgctgctccaccaatcTGGAAGACTTCTGACTAGCTTGAAGAGACAGTaccgtatcgaagagccctcactgctgctccaccaaacaggaagtcttctgactagcttggagaGACAGTaccgtatcgaagagccctcactgctgctccaccaaacaggaagtcttctgactagcttggagaGACAGTaccgtatcgaagagccctcactgctgctccaccaaacaggaagtcttctgacaagcttggaaagacagtaccgtgcagtatcgaagagccctcactgctgctccaccaaacagGAAATCTTACGACTAGCTTGgagagacagtaccgtgcagtatcgaagagccctcactgcggCTCCACCAAAcaggaagtcttctgactag
- the LOC127910473 gene encoding uncharacterized protein LOC127910473 isoform X43 — MAPHCVVTYPHRLGGSPSGSPGSSCRGRCCYLPSPPGGQPVRKSRIQKSTIMAPHCVVTYPQHLGGGPSGSPGSSCRGRCCYLPSPPGGRPIRKSRIMAPHCVVTYPHHLGGGPSGSPGSWHHTVLLPTLTTWGGGPSGSPGSSCRGRCCYLPSPPGGRPIRKSRIQLQREVLLPTLTTWGAAHQEVQDPVAEGGVVTYPHHLGGRPIRKSRIQLQREVLLPTLTTWGEAHQEVQDPVAEGGVVTYPHHLGGGPSGSPGSSCRGRCCYLPSPPGGRPIRKSRIQLQREVLLPTLTTWGGRPIRKSRIQLQREVLLPTLTTWGEAHQEVQDPVAEGGVVTYPHHLGGGPDSTVLKSPHCCSTKLETFQLAWRDSTVSKSPHCCSTKLEVF; from the exons ATGGCACCAcactgtgttgttacctaccctcaccgcctggggggcagcccatcaggaagtccaggatccagttgcagagggaggtgttgttacctaccctcaccgcctggggggcagcccgtcaggaagtccaggatccagaagtccacaatcatggcaccacactgtgttgttacctaccctcagcacctggggggcggcccatcaggaagtccaggatccagttgcagagggaggtgttgttacctaccctcaccacctggggggaggcccatcaggaagtccaggatcatggcaccacact gtgttgttacctaccctcaccacctggggggcggcccatcaggaagtccaggatcatggcaccacactgtattgttacctaccctcaccacctggggtggcggcccatcaggaagtccaggatccagttgcagagggaggtgttgttacctaccctcaccacctggggggaggcccatcaggaagtccaggatccagttgcagagggaggtgttgttacctaccctcaccacctggggggcggcccatcaggaagtccaggatccagttgcagagggaggtgttgttacctaccctcaccacctgggggggcggcccatcaggaagtccaggatccagttgcagagggaggtgttgttacctaccctcaccacctggggggaggcccatcaggaagtccaggatccagttgcagagggag gtgttgttacctaccctcaccacctggggggaggcccatcaggaagtccaggatccagttgcagagggaggtgttgttacctaccctcaccacctggggggcggcccatcaggaagtccaggatccagttgcagagggaggtgttgttacctaccctcaccacctggggggggcggcccatcaggaagtccaggatccagttgcagagggaggtgttgttacctaccctcaccacctggggggaggcccatcaggaagtccaggatccagttgcagagggaggtgttgttacctaccctcaccacctggggggcggcccagACAGTACCGTactgaagagccctcactgctgctccaccaaactggaaaCCTTCCAACTAGCTTGGAGAGACAGTaccgtatcgaagagccctcactgctgctccaccaaactggaagtcttctga
- the LOC127910473 gene encoding uncharacterized protein LOC127910473 isoform X12: MAPHCVVTYPHRLGGSPSGSPGSSCRGRCCYLPSPPGGQPVRKSRIQKSTIMAPHCVVTYPQHLGGGPSGSPGSSCRGRCCYLPSPPGGRPIRKSRIMAPHCVVTYPHHLGGGPSGSPGSSCRGRCCYLPSPPGGRPIRKSRIQLQREVLLPTLTTWGAAHQEVQDPVAEGGVVTYPHHLGGRPIRKSRIQLQREVLLPTLTTWGEAHQEVQDPVAEGGVVTYPHHLGGGPSGSPGSSCRGRCCYLPSPPGGRPIRKSRIQLQREVLLPTLTTWGEAHQEVQDPVAEGGVVTYPHHLGGGPSGSPGSWHHTVLLPTLTTWGAAHQEVQDHGTTLYCYLPSPPGGRPIRKSRIQLQREVLLPTLTTWGAAHQEVQDPVAEGGVVTYPHHLGGGPSGSPGSSCRGRCCYLPSPPGGRPIRKSRIQLQREVLLPTLTTWGAAHQEVQDPVAEGGVVTYPHHLGGAAHQEVQDPVAEGGVVTYPHHLGGGPSGSPGSSCRGRCCYLPSPPGGRPRQYRTEEPSLLLHQTGNLPTSLERQYRIEEPSLLLHQTGSLLTSLERQYRIEEPSLLLHQTGNLPTSLERQYRIEEPSLLLHQTGSLLTSLERQYRIEEPSLLLHQSGRLLTSLKRQYRIEEPSLLLHQTGSLLTSLERQYRIEEPSLLLHQTGSLLTSLERQYRIEEPSLLLHQTGSLLTSLERQYRAVSKSPHCCSTKQEILRLAWRDSTVQYRRALTAAPPNRKSSD; encoded by the exons ATGGCACCAcactgtgttgttacctaccctcaccgcctggggggcagcccatcaggaagtccaggatccagttgcagagggaggtgttgttacctaccctcaccgcctggggggcagcccgtcaggaagtccaggatccagaagtccacaatcatggcaccacactgtgttgttacctaccctcagcacctggggggcggcccatcaggaagtccaggatccagttgcagagggaggtgttgttacctaccctcaccacctggggggaggcccatcaggaagtccaggatcatggcaccacactgtgttgttacctaccctcaccacctggggggcggcccatcaggaagtccaggatccagttgcagagggag gtgttgttacctaccctcaccacctggggggaggcccatcaggaagtccaggatccagttgcagagggaggtgttgttacctaccctcaccacctggggggcggcccatcaggaagtccaggatccagttgcagagggaggtgttgttacctaccctcaccacctgggggggcggcccatcaggaagtccaggatccagttgcagagggaggtgttgttacctaccctcaccacctggggggaggcccatcaggaagtccaggatccagttgcagagggag gtgttgttacctaccctcaccacctggggggaggcccatcaggaagtccaggatccagttgcagagggaggtgttgttacctaccctcaccacctggggggcggcccatcaggaagtccaggatccagttgcagagggaggtgttgttacctaccctcaccacctggggggaggcccatcaggaagtccaggatccagttgcagagggaggtgttgttacctaccctcaccacctagggggaggcccatcaggaagtccaggatcatggcaccacactgtgttgttacctaccctcaccacctggggggcggcccatcaggaagtccaggatcatggcaccacactgtattgttacctaccctcaccacctggggggcggcccatcaggaagtccaggatccagttgcagagggaggtgttgttacctaccctcaccacctggggggcagcccatcaggaagtccaggatccagttgcagagggaggtgttgttacctaccctcaccacctggggggcggcccatcaggaagtccaggatccagttgcagagggaggtgttgttacctaccctcaccacctggggggaggcccatcaggaagtccaggatccagttgcagagggaggtgttgttacctaccctcaccacctggggggcggcccatcaggaagtccaggatccagttgcagagggaggtgttgttacctaccctcaccacctggggggggcggcccatcaggaagtccaggatccagttgcagagggaggtgttgttacctaccctcaccacctggggggaggcccatcaggaagtccaggatccagttgcagagggaggtgttgttacctaccctcaccacctggggggcggcccagACAGTACCGTactgaagagccctcactgctgctccaccaaactggaaaCCTTCCAACTAGCTTGGAGAGACAGTaccgtatcgaagagccctcactgctgctccaccaaactggaagtcttctgactagcttggagaGACAGTaccgtatcgaagagccctcactactgctccaccaaactggaaaCCTTCCAACTAGCTTGGAGAGACAGTaccgtatcgaagagccctcactgctgctccaccaaactggaagtcttctgactagcttggagaGACAGTaccgtatcgaagagccctcactgctgctccaccaatcTGGAAGACTTCTGACTAGCTTGAAGAGACAGTaccgtatcgaagagccctcactgctgctccaccaaacaggaagtcttctgactagcttggagaGACAGTaccgtatcgaagagccctcactgctgctccaccaaacaggaagtcttctgactagcttggagaGACAGTaccgtatcgaagagccctcactgctgctccaccaaacaggaagtcttctgacaagcttggaaagacagtaccgtgcagtatcgaagagccctcactgctgctccaccaaacagGAAATCTTACGACTAGCTTGgagagacagtaccgtgcagtatcgaagagccctcactgcggCTCCACCAAAcaggaagtcttctgactag